A stretch of Acropora palmata chromosome 9, jaAcrPala1.3, whole genome shotgun sequence DNA encodes these proteins:
- the LOC141892557 gene encoding uncharacterized protein LOC141892557 yields the protein MAAKRRRVTSELLEIMAAEGGSSEGSSSDSSDDDSMDDLELLLLQNVFCGREFDVHLNFEDISEDDFPSLFRFQKHDFVRLVNGLKLPDFYFCQQRSVCPGTEALLILLRRLSYPNRWCDLTHMFGRPEPELSMIFNEILTDIHRRFGHLLHNLDLVWLDPQAFAEAIFEKGSPLRDCWGFIDGTARPICRPIRNQKIMFSGHKRTHCVKFQMGKEEDWVCLVLGHPQIIGT from the exons ATGGCGGCGAAACGTCG ACGAGTTACATCAGAACTCTTAGAAATTATGGCAGCCGAAGGTGGAAGTAGTGAGGGGTCTTCAAGCGATAGCTCAGATGACGATAGTATGGATGACTTGGAGTTGCTGTTACTTCAAAATGTATTTTGTGGGAGAGAATTTGATGTTCATTTGAACTTTGAGGACATAAGTGAGGATGACTTCCCAAGTTTGTTCAG GTTTCAAAAGCATGATTTTGTTCGGTTAGTAAACGGACTTAAACTCCCAGATTTCTACTTTTGCCAGCAACGTTCAGTATGTCCTGGAACAGAGGCATTACTGATTTTACTACGGAGGCTCTCTTATCCAAACAGGTGGTGCGACTTGACACACATGTTTGGCAGGCCAGAGCCTGAACTGAGCATGATTTTCAATGAG ATTCTTACAGACATTCATAGGAGATTTGGTCATCTGTTGCACAATTTAGACCTTGTGTGGCTAGATCCTCAGGCCTTTGCAGAAGCCATTTTTGAAAAGGGATCTCCACTCAGAGATTGTTGGGGTTTTATTGATGGGACAGCCAGACCGATTTGTAGACCAATCAGGAATCAAAAGATTATGTTTTCTGGTCACAAGAGGACCCACTGTGTAAAATTCCAG ATGGGAAAAGAGGAAGACTGGGTCTGTCTCGTTCTAGGCCATCCGCAAATCATCGGCACTTGA